Proteins encoded by one window of Verrucomicrobiota bacterium:
- a CDS encoding sigma-54-dependent Fis family transcriptional regulator, with the protein MVSMAENRSLPDVLRAIVSGIAQCRNVVLARIWLVAPGDICESCRLRPECPDQTRCLRLAASAGNPGDGKENYTRLDGAFRRIPLGVRKVGRAGQSGEPLLLADVRGDEEWIAEPKWMKREGVKTFAGQPLVFRGEVLGVLAIFDTKVLGQEDFNWLRVFADHAAVSIANARAFEEIEILKARLEEENTYLRAEVTSALGAGDTRTRTVNVRIIAATNRDLKKEAEAGRFRQDLFYRLSVFPIEIPPLRERRDDIAPLAAHFVQHTAQRMNRPAPRVTQATLSQLTAHDWPGNVRELQNAVERAVILSQGGPLRFELPDAKAAESAKPHKAPAPSAMLTRDELKRHERESIIAALKQSGGKILGEGGAAELLGMKPTTLASRIKALGLNRKRIG; encoded by the coding sequence ATGGTCTCGATGGCCGAGAACCGTTCGTTGCCCGACGTGTTGCGCGCCATCGTCAGCGGCATCGCGCAATGCCGGAACGTCGTGCTCGCGCGCATCTGGCTCGTCGCACCCGGCGACATCTGCGAGTCGTGCCGCCTCCGTCCCGAGTGTCCCGACCAGACGCGTTGCCTGCGTCTCGCGGCGAGCGCGGGCAATCCAGGCGACGGCAAGGAAAACTACACGCGGCTCGACGGCGCGTTCCGCCGCATCCCGCTCGGCGTGCGGAAGGTCGGACGCGCCGGGCAATCCGGCGAACCGCTGCTGCTCGCCGATGTGCGCGGCGATGAGGAGTGGATTGCCGAGCCCAAGTGGATGAAACGCGAGGGCGTGAAGACGTTCGCCGGGCAGCCGCTCGTCTTTCGCGGCGAAGTGCTCGGCGTGCTCGCCATCTTCGACACCAAGGTTCTCGGCCAGGAGGATTTTAACTGGCTGCGCGTCTTCGCCGACCACGCCGCGGTGAGCATTGCCAACGCCCGCGCGTTCGAGGAAATCGAGATCCTGAAGGCGCGGCTGGAGGAGGAGAACACTTACCTGCGGGCGGAAGTCACTTCCGCGCTCGGCGCCGGCGACACGCGCACGCGCACGGTCAACGTCCGCATCATCGCGGCGACGAATCGCGACTTGAAGAAGGAGGCCGAGGCCGGGCGATTCCGGCAGGATTTGTTCTATCGCCTCAGCGTGTTCCCGATTGAGATTCCGCCACTGCGCGAGCGTCGCGACGACATCGCCCCGCTGGCCGCGCATTTTGTCCAGCACACCGCGCAGCGCATGAATCGTCCCGCCCCGCGCGTGACGCAGGCGACGTTGAGCCAGCTCACCGCGCACGACTGGCCCGGCAACGTCCGCGAACTGCAAAACGCCGTCGAGCGCGCCGTCATTCTGTCGCAAGGCGGCCCGTTGCGCTTCGAGCTTCCCGACGCGAAGGCCGCCGAGTCAGCGAAGCCGCACAAAGCCCCCGCGCCATCCGCGATGCTGACCCGCGACGAACTCAAGCGCCACGAACGCGAGAGCATCATTGCCGCGCTGAAGCAGAGCGGCGGAAAAATCCTCGGCGAAGGCGGCGCGGCGGAGTTGCTCGGCATGAAACCCACGACACTCGCCTCCCGCATCAAGGCGCTCGGGTTGAATCGGAAGAGGATCGGGTAA
- the rnhA gene encoding ribonuclease HI encodes MPAVEIYTDGGCEPNPGPGGYGAVLIHPKKRAEVSGGFRKTTNNRMEVFAAIAGLELLKQLCQVTLYSDSQYVVKAMMAGWVAAWKRKNWWRTKTERPENVDLWQRLDALCQTHHVEFRWVKGHAGHPENERCDQLAMAALRQPNLPADEGYENKPETDGVRPDMQEGEPCGKCSTPVIKRSGKRKPGRDYFYEFHLICPNCQTTYHVESAKRFVEQPPSLF; translated from the coding sequence TTGCCGGCAGTGGAGATCTACACCGACGGCGGATGCGAACCGAATCCCGGCCCGGGCGGTTATGGCGCGGTGCTGATTCATCCCAAGAAACGCGCTGAGGTCAGCGGCGGGTTTCGGAAGACCACCAACAATCGGATGGAGGTCTTTGCCGCCATTGCGGGGTTGGAGCTGTTGAAGCAACTCTGCCAGGTCACGCTCTACAGCGATTCGCAGTATGTGGTGAAGGCCATGATGGCGGGCTGGGTGGCGGCGTGGAAACGGAAGAACTGGTGGCGCACCAAGACCGAACGCCCGGAGAATGTGGATTTGTGGCAGCGGCTGGATGCGTTGTGCCAGACGCATCACGTGGAATTCCGCTGGGTGAAAGGCCACGCGGGCCATCCGGAAAACGAGCGGTGCGATCAGCTTGCCATGGCCGCCTTGCGCCAGCCGAATCTCCCGGCGGACGAGGGTTACGAGAACAAACCCGAGACCGACGGCGTCCGCCCTGACATGCAGGAAGGAGAGCCGTGTGGGAAATGTTCAACGCCCGTCATCAAGCGGAGCGGAAAAAGGAAACCGGGGCGCGATTACTTCTACGAGTTCCACCTGATTTGTCCGAACTGCCAAACGACTTACCACGTCGAGTCGGCGAAGCGGTTTGTGGAGCAACCGCCTTCGCTGTTTTAG
- a CDS encoding SAM-dependent DNA methyltransferase, whose protein sequence is MVAFINNEEATLPNGKKGAGLFAYLRKLTSSDIASAASSARDTVATVFKGVDNRMKSGYLLRDVVNKIAGIHFTSSDELHTLGALYESMAREMRDAAGDSGEFYTPRTVVRFMVAVTDPRLGETVLDPASGTGGFLVEAYNHLAKQVKTVADRLLTPALSSSDEQRENYFVGR, encoded by the coding sequence ATGGTCGCATTCATCAACAACGAAGAAGCGACGTTGCCCAACGGCAAGAAGGGCGCAGGGTTGTTCGCCTATCTCCGCAAGTTGACCAGTTCCGACATCGCCAGCGCGGCCAGCAGCGCCCGCGACACCGTCGCCACCGTGTTCAAGGGCGTGGACAACCGCATGAAGAGCGGTTACCTCCTGCGCGACGTCGTCAACAAGATCGCCGGCATCCATTTCACCTCCAGCGACGAATTGCACACGCTGGGCGCGCTCTACGAATCCATGGCCCGCGAGATGCGCGATGCCGCGGGCGATTCCGGCGAGTTCTACACCCCGCGCACCGTCGTGCGCTTCATGGTCGCCGTCACCGACCCGCGCCTCGGCGAGACTGTGCTCGATCCTGCCAGCGGCACGGGCGGCTTCCTCGTTGAGGCTTACAATCATCTGGCCAAACAGGTGAAGACCGTGGCCGACCGCCTCCTCACCCCGGCCCTCTCCTCATCAGATGAGCAGAGGGAGAATTATTTTGTGGGACGTTGA